Genomic window (Arthrobacter sp. StoSoilA2):
CAAATACCGTCCACCTCGGTGGCACAGAAATCGTTGATCACCACGCCGCCGCGCTGGCCCAGGCTAAACAGCTGCTCTTCGCCCTCAGCTGCGCGGAAGAGATCATCGCGCGGCTTTACACCGATAGCCACGATCACGAGGTCCGCATCAATAATGCGGCCATCTGCCATCAGGACGCCGGTGACCTGGCCGTCGTCGTCCGTCAGTACCTCGGACGGGAAGACACCGCCGTGGACTTCGAAGCCCTTCGCCTCGATCAGGCGGCCAAGTGCCTGGCCGGCGCCTTCATCCAACTGCGTGTTCATGAGCCACGGCGCACCGTTGATGACGATCGGCGTGGCGCCCAGCTGCTCGGTGCCTGCAGCGGATTCAAGGCCCAGCAAGCCACCGCCGATGGTGACCGCGTTAACCTTGCGGCCCAGTTTTTCGCGGAGCTCCGCAATGGCCTTGTTAATCGCCCAAACGTCCTCGAGCGTGCGGTAGACGTGGGTGTGCTCGGAGCCAGGGATGGGGAGCCGGGCTGCATCGGAACCAGAGGCAACCACCAGGTGGTCGTATTCGTACTTGTTGCCCGCCGCGGTGAGGACACTCTTGGCAACGGAATCAATCTTGACTGCGCGCTCGCCGGTCTTCAGCGTCAGGGCCTCGTGGTCCCACATGGCAGCATCGCCCAGGGTGAGGTCCACGTCGGTTTCCGTCAGCGCCTTGCTCAAGGCAACGCGGTCGTAGGGGAGGTGCGCCTCTTCCGTCAGAACCGTAACCTGCCAGCCTTCAAGACCGCGGTTGTACATTGCGTCGGCGAAACGGTGGGCCGCAGGGCCGCCTCCGACGACAACGATGCGGCGCGGGTTCTCTGTACTTGAAGTGTGTCCGGTCACTGGTGGGCCTTTCGCAGATGTTGCAGACGGATCTCCGCAACTTGTGCTTCCAGCCTAGGGACGGGCAGTTTCGCTTCAGTTTCCCCTTTGTTTCGTGATCTTAACTTCTGCATCACGAACGCATTTCGCAAGGTGTGAGGTCTCTTTTACGCACCGGACACAAATGCGGACCCCCGATGAAACACCCGCGCCCTAGCTTTGAAGAGTGGCCGCAAGCGTGGCCCGGTCCGGGGGAGTGAAGGTGGAAATTGCCAGCGCCCGGACACAGTGAGAGGGGCTGAAATGACCGTAATTCTGGACCGTGCCGACGAGCTGACTACTACCGCCGTTGGCGAATGGCACCGTGTGTGCGCAGTGGATGAACTCGAAGTGGCCTGGGGCGAAGCGGCATTGATCGAGGGCCGCCAGGTAGCGTTGTTCCGCATCGCACCCGGCGAAGTCTTCGCCGTCGCACAGCAGGACCCGGCCACCCTGGCCAACGTCATGGCCCGCGGCATTATCGGGTCCCGCGGCAGCCGGCCGACCATTGCGTCGCCGCTGCACAAAGAGGTTTACGACCTCGAAACCGGTGAGTGCTTCACCGACCCCAACCTTAAGCTCGCAACCTTTGCCACCCGCCTTGTGGATGGCTACATCGAGGTTGAACTCTAAAACGCCGGACTCCGGCGGCTACAAACCCAACGCCTCGCGGACATCCCCAAGGACATCGTCCAGGGATGTCCGCGCTGCTTGGCGTGCAGCAGGAAGCTCTGCCGCCGACTCCACAGCCTGGATCACCTCCAGGTAACACTTGAGCTTTGGTTCGGTGCCGCTGGGCCGGATGATCACGCGGCTCTGGTCCCGTGTGAGATACAAAAGCCCGTCCGTGGGCGGCAGGGATTCGCTGCCTTCGGCAAGATCGGTGAAAACCTCGACGGCGGAGCCTCCAAACGCTTCCGGCGGGTTGACGCGTAGTCGGTTCATCATGGCGTCCAGGAGACCCAGGTCCGCCACGCGGATGCTCAACTGGTCACTCGCATGAAGCCCGTGCACCAGGTACAGCTCATCCAGGGTGTCGAAGATCGTCTTGCCCTCGGCCTTTGCGGTTGCCGCCAATTCCGCGATCAGCACCGCCGCCGAGATGCCGTCCTTGTCCCGGACCAGATCCGGTGCCACGCAATAACCCAGCGCTTCCTCGTACCCATAGGTGAGCCCCGGGACGCGCGAAATCCACTTGAAGCCCGTGAGCGTTTCCTCATGGGCATAGCCCGCCGCAGCCGCAATGCGTGACAACAGCCGCGAGGACACGATTGAGTTGGCGAAGACGCCTGCCCGGGGTTCTTCGCCGGCACCGGCGGCCATACGCGCAACGATATGGGCGCCCAGGAGCGCACCCACTTCGTCCCCGCGCAACATCCGCCAGGCTCCCGTTGCGGGGTCAACCGCAGCGACCGCCGCCCGGTCGGCGTCGGGATCGTTGGCCAGGACGATGTCCGCACCTAGGTCCGCAGCAGCCGCAAGAGCCAGGTCCAGGGCGCCGGGCTCTTCCGGGTTGGGGAATGCGACCGTGGGGAAATCAGGGTCCGGCTCGGCCTGTTCCGCCACGAGCGTGACATTTGCGAAGCCGGCTGCGTTCAGCACGGATACGGCTGTTTCACCACCCACGCCATGCATGGGGGTCAGGACGATCTTCAGGTCCCGGGCGGGGAAGTGCTCTGCATCCACCAAGCCTGCCATCGCGGCTTGGTAGTCAGCGGTGATGGAGGTGGGCAGGACAGTCCAGCCATCGTCTGCCAGCGTGATCGACTCCAACGCGCCCACGGCCTCAATCTTTTCGGCAATCTGAGCATCGTACGGCGCCACGATCTGGGAACCGCGCCCGCTTTCAGATACTGCATGGCGTCCCAGATAGACCTTGTAACCGTTGTCCTGCGGCGGGTTGTGGCTCGCTGTGACCATGACACCGCCGTCGCAATCCAGTGACCTGACCGCGTAGGCGAGCAACGGCGTCGGAAGCGCTGCCGGCATCAGGAAGGTTTCAATGCCTGCTGCCGTAAAGATTGCGGCCGTCTCTTGCGCGAAGATGTCCGAGTTGTAGCGGGCGTCAAAGCCGACGACGGCGCTCGGCCGGGTACCCGGCGCAGCTGCGGCTACCACTTCGGTCAAGAAAGCAGCCAAGCCGGCCGCCGCCCGGCGGACCACCACCCTGTTCATCCGGTTGGGACCTGGTCCGAGGGCAGCTCGAAGGCCGGCGGTGCCAAACTGCAGGGTGCCATTGAAGCTGTCGCCCAGTTCCTGGACTGCTCCTGCGTCACCGCCGCTGGCGAGGTCGGTGAGCTCAAGGAGAGCTGCCGACGTCGTGGGGTCCGGATCGTGGGAAGCCCATTCGCGGGCGTCGGTGAGCAGCTGGTTAAGGGCGGCATCGCTTGATGTCATAGGGACAAAACTATCCTCATTGCCCACGTCAAAGGCAACGCGGGGTCAGATACGGCCCATAAATCTCGTCGTAATGGGCCGTATCTGACCCCGCGTTGCTTTTAGAGCGAGCGGGATTGGACAGTGAAGTCGGTGTTCCCATCCATGCTGAACACAGAAGATCCTGTGTTGTCCCAGTCCGGGAAGAAGATGTCCGAAATGACTGCCGCACCATCCTGGGCGAAGACCTCCACGGACGAGGAATCCAGGAGGATACGCAGGTGGACCTTGCTGTCGCTGCCGGAGGAGGGAAGGGCAACCTCGTGATAGGGGCTGAATTTCTCCGAGAAATTGCTTGTCCCGGCCTTCGAACGGTCGACCTTTACCGTGCGCTTTTCCTTGTTGTAGGAGATACGCAGGCTGGCGCTGCCATCAGCCGATCGACGAAGGAGAATACCTGCTTCCCGCGCGGAGGTAAGGTCCATTTCAAGGTCAATGAGCTGCGTACGGGCGGAGAAATCGGCGCCAAGATCCTGCGCCTCCGGCCCGACGGTGAGGTTTTTGCTCTTCACCTCACCACCGGAACTGTCAGCCATGGTGTTAAGGGCCTGGGTGGCGATCGCCGAGCGGAGCTCCAAGCGCTTTTCGCCCCGTACCAGGGTGAGTTCGCGGGGGATTGCCATGGACCCGCGCCACGGCGTGGTGGGAACGTGTTGGGCGTAATCCCAATTGCCCATCCAGCCAAGGAGCACGGGCTTGCCGCCAGGTGCTCCGGAGATGGAGTTTGCCGCGTAGTAGTCGGCGCCATGGTCCAGCCACTGGGATTCGGTGAGCGGAGCATCGGCGGGCGCGGCGTTTTCAGCCGTAAAACGGGTGCCGTCGAATTCGCCGACGAAGTACTGCATGCCTGAGCCGCCCGCGATGCCGCCGGGGTTGATGCTCAGCAGCATGACCCACTTCTTCGCAGTGGAGCCTTCTACGTCCATCTGGACAAGTTCCGGCACCTCCCAGAGTCCGCCCTGGGCGCCGACCCCGGAGAAATCACTGAGGAAGTCCCAGTGGAGAAGATCCGTGGATTTGAACATCTTCACTACCTGCGCATCCGCCACGACTGTGGTCATCACCCAGTATCGGCCGGGCTCGTACCAGGTGATCTTGGGGTCGCGGAAGTTGTTGTTGGTAGGCGCGAGGTTCAGGACCGGGTTGCCCTTGTACTTCTGCCAGGTGCTTCCGTTGTCCAGGCTGAAGGCCACGGACTGTGCCTGGGCACCTTGGGGGAGTGCGCCGTTCTTTCCATATGCACTGGTGTAGAGGGCCACCATGGGTGGGTTCTGCGCGGACCCCAGCCCGGACGCGTTGTTCTTATCCATCACGATCGAACCGGAGAAGATTTCCTCCTGCGGGCTTGCCTCCATGGCAACAGCCTGCTGTTCCCAGTGCACCAGGTCCGTGCTGGTGGAGTGGCCCCAGGACATGTTGCCCCACGAGTTTCCCCGAGGGTTGTACTGGTAGAAGGCGTGGTAGGTCCCATTGTGGTAGACGAGGCCGTTGGGATCGTTGAGCCAGTTCTTTTCAGCAGTCAGGTGGGCTGCCGGCCGCCATGGATCCGAAGCGGATGGCCGGTGCCCGCCCGGGACGGGGGCCGACGTCGGGCTTTCAGGTGCTGGAGCAGTGCAGGCAGCGGCGGAAAAGGCGACCACGACGGCGGCACTTGCGGCCAGCAGATGACGGCGGGACAGGCGGGGATTGGGGTAAGTCATGGGGAGAGATCCTGGGGTTGGGGAGTGGCAGGGGTGCCGGCCCTTGTGGAGCCCGCACCCCCGCCGTGGCCTAAAGGCCGGGGGTGTTGCGGCCTACTTGTAGAGGCCTTCGCCGCCAACGCGGAGGTTGGTGGGCAGGTAGCCGAACGGGCCGAGGCCGTTCTTGCCGAAGGTGCGGTCAACCTGCGTCACGCCACCCTGGAAGTTCATCTTCACGGTGGGGGACAGGGAGCCGCCGCGGACGCCGTCCACGTTGTCGATGAACGACTGCACGAGGCCGCCAGGCTGTACGTAGTGCGAGTAAGCCTGGAACTGACGGCCGTTCTGGCGCGGGTCCGGACCCTCCGGCGCGTTGGCCGGCATGTTCAGGTCCGTGGGGGAGCCCAGGGCCAGGCCGCTGTTGTTCACCGGCTGGAAGTCGGAGCGAACGCCGTTGCCCACGAAGCCGTAGACGCCGTCCGGGCCGCGCATGCCATCTGCGTAGGTGAACTGATGGCTGATGGTGAACAGGTAGTACTTGTTCTTGCCGTTTTCGTTCTGGATGTAGATCTGCGGACGCTCAGTCTGGTCGTTGACGCAGTTGGCGGACAGGATCGGGGGCAGGAAGCTCCACTTGGTGAGGTCCTTGTTGTCTGCAACTGCCAGGCCCACGTTGGCGGTCTGGTACCAGGCGCCGGTGGTGGTGTTGACCTGGTTCACGGTCTCGGCGTGAGGATCGCCCGGACGGTAGCCGAGGTCTTCCTGCTTGCACTTGTAGTCGCCGCGGTTGCCGCCGGTGTTGCCTTCGAAGACCATGAAGGTTTTGCCCGGGTGCGCCGGGTCCGCGAAGGTGTACGGGTCACGGAACGCGAAGCCCGGGTTCTGGGCCTTGTTCTGGTACATCTTTCCGTCCGGCTCCAGCAGCTTGGTGTGCTCGAAGCCGTCGAAGGTCACGCCGTCCTGGTTGGCGTGGATGTTGCCCAGGGCCTTGGCGATGACAGCATCCGGAGCGATGCCGCCGCCACCGGCGTTGCGCTCAGCGACGTCGTAGAACGTGGTTGCAGTGTAGAAGACGTTGATCTTGTTGCCCTGCATGAGGCGCGTCGAGCCGGACCACTCGGTGTTGCCGATGGACGTGTTGTCCAGGAACAGGTGTCCGCCGTAGTTCCACTTGTCCTTGGCCGGATCGGCGTTGGTCTTGCGGAAGAAGTACCCGATACGGGCGTTCCAGTGGCGCTGGTCGAAGCCGTAGCCGGCGTGCCGGTCAGCTACCAGGGAGAAGATGACGTCCCAGCCCTTGTAGCTGATCTGGTTCGCGTTCTCGTCTGTCAGGGACCAGGTGTCCCACACCCAGACGTCGTCGTTCATGGCGGGGAAGTCCTTGGGGATTTCCGGCATGGTGACGTCCGGGCTCATGGAGTTCTGGCCCGGAGCAACGTTGGTGTTGCTCTGTGCCATGATCTGCTTGGCGTCTGCCCGGGTCCATTTGGACGTGAAGTCGGCGGCGGGGTCGTACGCCTCCTGCGTGTGGACGGAGGGCAGTGGGAAGCCGGGCGTGGGTGCCGGCATGGTGTTCGACGGCGGGTCGGCCGGCAGGTTGGCCTGCGCGGCCGGGGTCACCAGCAGGATGCTGCCGGCAACGCTGGCTGCGGCTGCGAGGGCGGCTGCCTGTCGCAGACGGCGGCGCGGCCGTGTTGGGGTTGAGTGCGTGTTCATGCTTGCTCTTCTCGCGGAGTGTTGGACTTCGTGGAGTGCTATCAACTCCGGCGTCCGTCGATCCGCTGAAGGCGTCTTCGAGGGACGCCATCGTTTCGAGGTGCGGCGATCCCTTATGGGGTTCTCGCCGCGGTGGTTCCAGTACGTCGACTTACCGGAACGACTCCCACGCTAAACACGTGTGAGGGGTCAAATCAAACAACATTTCACGGCCTTAAATCACTTGTCAGACATATGTGTGCAAGCGTTTACATTCTCCAATGCGCGCGCGTGCCACAACCCGGCGCCTCGATCAAATATGTCGAAATAAAACTGACTTATTCTGAGAATTAACTGTGCGTTTACGCGGGGTCCGTTTGACTTGACGCCCCGCATTTCCTGGCTTATGCGGCAGTCCCCAGCGGGAAAATCCTTCTAAAAGTCCAATCGGTGGACGTAAAATGTGGTAGCGATTCCGGCCACCCCTGCGAGCCGGACCCCGCCTGGTGTGAGCTGGTGCAGCATGTGTGAGTTACCGAAGCGGCGTTGGCGGTCCTCCCTGACTCCATTGCGGCTGGTCCTCGCGCTCCTTGCGTTGGCAGCGATCGTGGCAGGCTGGCTGGTTCCGGATCTTTTGTCCGCCGTCCCCATCGGGGCAGGCCTGTTGACCCTGGCCGTTGCCGTCCTCATGCCCGCCATCCGGGAAATCGAACTGGGGGCTTCCCCCAGCATCAAACTCGCGCCCGCCCTCAAAGACCGCGAAGACGAGCTCCGCAGCGTCTTCGAACGGCAGAGGGGAGACATGGAGTACTGTGCCCACTTGCTCTGCGACAACCCGGAAACTGCACGCCGCTTGCTGGAGGCGGCGTGGTCCCAGTCCACCAATGCGTGGAAGGGGCCGGTGACACCCCAGTTGCGCGTCTACACGCTGTGCGTCTTCGTGGAGCTGCTGAAGAAGCACGAACATTGGCTGCAGAGTCGTGCCGGCCAGACGAAGAAGCCTAAGGCCGGCAAGTCTCCCTTGGCGCGGTTGCCGTACGACGAGAGGGTCGCCGTCGTGCTTCATGTCTTCGCGAACCTGACCGTTGGCGAGATTGCCGGGATGACTGATCGTCCCGCCCTGGAAGTGGGCAAATCCTTGGCGGCCGCCGAAGAGAAAACCAACCGCCTGGCGTTGGAAGAAGGCCGGCCGTGAGGGACGCGCTGCGGGAGCGGTTGTTGTCCGAGGCCGCGCTTCATGCGCAGACCCACCCGGCCGATCTGGACCGGGCGTTGGGCGAAGGCATGTCCACGATCCGGCGAAGGCTGGTGCGAACCTGGGTGGTGGTGATCGTGGCCGCGGTGCTCGTGGCGGCCGGGCTGGTGGCTGTCCGCGTGCTCCTTGACAGGCAACCAGCAGTGCTGGAATCCATCGCGGTGAGCGCTCCGGCGAGCTCCCTCCAACCCGGGGCCATTCTTCAGTTGTCCGCGGAAGCGACCTACAGCGACGGCACGCGGCGCCCGTTACAGGATGGCGTCGAGTGGGCCTCGGACAACCTCGCGGTGGCCGAAACCACTGCCGATGGCCAGGCGACGGCGGTCGCGCCGGGTGTCGCTGGCCTGACAGCAACGCTCGACGGCGTCTCCGGACGCTTCGAGCTCAAGGTCACCCCGCCGGGAACGGCCTCGCTCACGGCCCTGCGCATCACTCCGGGTGACGCTGAAACAAATCCTGGAGGCAAGGTACCGCTCGTCGCCGAGGGAACGTACAGCGATGGGTCACTCGGAAGGCTCAACGTCACAGCTATTTGGGCGTCCCGTGATCCTGGCATTGCGACCGTGGACGGCGACGGCCTGGTCACCGCCGCAGCGCCGGGCACGGCCATCATCTCCGCGTCGCAGGATGGGTTCGAAGCCACCGCACGCATCACCGTCAACCCGGCACCGCCGGCCAAGCTCTCCGGCCTGGCGATTGAGCCCGCCGAACTCACGATCAAACAAGGGCAGACGCACCAAATGACCGCAGTAGCCTCGTACACGGACGGGTCCACCAAACCCGAGTCCAACGTGACCTGGTCCACCAGCAACCCGAAGATCGCAACAATCTCCGCCTCCGGACTCCTGACCGCGCAGGGCATAGGGCAAGTGCTCATCGAAGCCAAGCACGTGGACGCGGATGGCAAGGAATGGAAAGCGCAATCGAAGGTGACCGTGGAGCATGCGGTGATTCGCGTCGTCGTGGGTCCTGCTGGCCCGCACGCACTCGAGCCCGGCGCCACCGTCCAACTGACCGCCACCGTCACGTACAGCGACGGCAAACCCGGGAAGCCGGTCATTGCATGGGCGTCAAGCCGCCCGGTCATCGCCACCGTCAGCAATGGGTTGGTGCGGGGAGGCCCCGTGCAAGGTCAGGTGACCATCACGGCCACGGTGGAAGGCGTGTCCAGCAACGGGGTAGTGGTCAGCGTTGGTCCAACGATTCCGACCCAGGGGCCGGTAAAGGGCTAGCGCTGCCTTAGAGCTTCGCGATGATCTCCGCCAGCAGCGTGGAAATACGCTTGCCCGCCGCTTGGCCGGCTTCGAGGACCTCGGCGTGGCTCAGCGGAACCGGGCTGATGCCCGCGGCAAGGTTGGTGACCAGCGAGATGCCGAAGACCTCCATGCCTGCATGGCGTCCGGCGATGGCTTCCAACGCCGTGGACATCCCCACGAGGTCAGCGCCGATGCGCTTGGCGTACTGGACCTCGGCAGGCGTCTCGTAGTGGGGGCCGCTGAACTGGGCGTAGACACCCTCCTGCAGTGAGGGATCCACCTCGCGGGCCAGTTGCCGGACGCGTGAGGAGTAGAGGTCCGTGAGGTCCACGAACGTGGCGCCCTCGAGCGGGGAGGTGGCGGTCAGGTTGATGTGGTCGCTGATGAGAACAGGCGTGCCCGGGGTCCATTCCTCGTTGAGGCCACCGCAGCCATTGGTGAGGACCAGCGTCTTGCAGCCCGCGGCTGCGGCAGTGCGCACGCCATGGACCACGGACCGGACACCCTTGCCTTCGTAGTAGTGCGTCCTGGCTCCGAGGACCAGAGCGCGCTTGCCTTCCTTGGTCAGGACGGAGCGGATGGTTCCAACATGGCCCACAACGGAAGGTTGATGGAAACCGGGAACCTCCGAGGCATTCAAGGTGGCGGTGGTTTCGCCAATGAGATCGGCAGCTTCGGCCCAGCCGGAACCGAGCACCAAGGCTACGTCGTGGGACTCTACGCCGGTCTCGGCGGCGATGAAGTCCGCCGCGGCCCGCGCAGCTTCGAAGGGGTCTGTGTTCATCAGCTCAGTGTTACTCACTGGTACAAGCTACCTTGCGTGTGCGGCAATTTGGTAGGGACCCGTCCGCGCCGGCGGGTGAGGCTTGGCTGACTGGCAGCCTGCCGTGCAATGAGCGAGAATTGAGGATTGTGACCACCCAAGTTGACTTCAGTTCCCCCCGTATCGCGATTCTGGGAGGTGGTCCCGGAGGATATGAAGCCGCCATGGTGGCCGCGTCCCTTGGCGCAAAAGTCACCATCATCGAGCGGGCAGGCCTTGGCGGCTCCGCCGTGCTGACCGACGTCGTGCCTTCCAAAACCCTTATTGCCACCGCCGACCTCATGACCCGCGTCGGTGAGGCGGACGAGTTGGGCGTCAAATTCGACGGTGACGGTGGCGGCTCCAAGCCCCGCGCCGACCTGAAGCACATCAACGATCGCGTCCTGGATCTGGCCCGTGGACAGTCCCACGACATCCGCACGGGGCTGGAGCGCCTCGGCGTTGAGATTGTGATCGGTTCCGGCAAGTTGCTGGACAACAACACCATTGAGGTGCTGACCCTTGAAGGCGTCCGCACCATCGACGCCGATGCCATCCTGCTGGCGGTGGGGGCGCACCCGCGCGAACTCCCTACCGCCAAGCCCGACGGCGAACGCATCCTCAACTGGGCCCAGATCTACAACCTCGACGAATTGCCCGAGGAACTGATCGTGGTGGGCTCCGGTGTAACCGGTGCTGAGTTCGCATCTGCCTACAACGGCCTCGGCTCCAAGGTCACGCTGATTTCCAGCCGCGACCAGGTCCTCCCCGGTGAGGACACGGACGCTGCCAAACTGCTGGAAGGCGTGTTCGAGCGCAGGGGCGTACGCGTGTTGTCCCGGTCGCGCGCCAACGCAGTTGAGCGGACGGACGACGGCGTGAAGGTCACCCTTGGTGATGGATCGGTGGTTACGGGCTCGCACTGCCTGGTGTGCGTTGGTTCCATCCCCAACACAGCGGGAATCGGGCTTGAGGAAGCCGGGGTGACCTTGACGGAGTCCGGGCA
Coding sequences:
- a CDS encoding NAD(P)H-quinone dehydrogenase, whose protein sequence is MTTQVDFSSPRIAILGGGPGGYEAAMVAASLGAKVTIIERAGLGGSAVLTDVVPSKTLIATADLMTRVGEADELGVKFDGDGGGSKPRADLKHINDRVLDLARGQSHDIRTGLERLGVEIVIGSGKLLDNNTIEVLTLEGVRTIDADAILLAVGAHPRELPTAKPDGERILNWAQIYNLDELPEELIVVGSGVTGAEFASAYNGLGSKVTLISSRDQVLPGEDTDAAKLLEGVFERRGVRVLSRSRANAVERTDDGVKVTLGDGSVVTGSHCLVCVGSIPNTAGIGLEEAGVTLTESGHIKVDGVSRTTAPNIYAAGDCTGVFALASVAAMQGRIAVAHFMGDGVKPLKLNQVASNIFTSPEIASVGVSEADLASGKYQGDVVMLSLLSNARAKMRNTKDGFVKIIARKGSGTVIGGVVVGPNASELIFPISVAVTQKLHVDDVASAFTVYPSLTGSISEAARRLHVHM
- the nirD gene encoding nitrite reductase small subunit NirD; this translates as MTVILDRADELTTTAVGEWHRVCAVDELEVAWGEAALIEGRQVALFRIAPGEVFAVAQQDPATLANVMARGIIGSRGSRPTIASPLHKEVYDLETGECFTDPNLKLATFATRLVDGYIEVEL
- a CDS encoding Ig-like domain-containing protein; translated protein: MRDALRERLLSEAALHAQTHPADLDRALGEGMSTIRRRLVRTWVVVIVAAVLVAAGLVAVRVLLDRQPAVLESIAVSAPASSLQPGAILQLSAEATYSDGTRRPLQDGVEWASDNLAVAETTADGQATAVAPGVAGLTATLDGVSGRFELKVTPPGTASLTALRITPGDAETNPGGKVPLVAEGTYSDGSLGRLNVTAIWASRDPGIATVDGDGLVTAAAPGTAIISASQDGFEATARITVNPAPPAKLSGLAIEPAELTIKQGQTHQMTAVASYTDGSTKPESNVTWSTSNPKIATISASGLLTAQGIGQVLIEAKHVDADGKEWKAQSKVTVEHAVIRVVVGPAGPHALEPGATVQLTATVTYSDGKPGKPVIAWASSRPVIATVSNGLVRGGPVQGQVTITATVEGVSSNGVVVSVGPTIPTQGPVKG
- a CDS encoding glycoside hydrolase family 68 protein; its protein translation is MNTHSTPTRPRRRLRQAAALAAAASVAGSILLVTPAAQANLPADPPSNTMPAPTPGFPLPSVHTQEAYDPAADFTSKWTRADAKQIMAQSNTNVAPGQNSMSPDVTMPEIPKDFPAMNDDVWVWDTWSLTDENANQISYKGWDVIFSLVADRHAGYGFDQRHWNARIGYFFRKTNADPAKDKWNYGGHLFLDNTSIGNTEWSGSTRLMQGNKINVFYTATTFYDVAERNAGGGGIAPDAVIAKALGNIHANQDGVTFDGFEHTKLLEPDGKMYQNKAQNPGFAFRDPYTFADPAHPGKTFMVFEGNTGGNRGDYKCKQEDLGYRPGDPHAETVNQVNTTTGAWYQTANVGLAVADNKDLTKWSFLPPILSANCVNDQTERPQIYIQNENGKNKYYLFTISHQFTYADGMRGPDGVYGFVGNGVRSDFQPVNNSGLALGSPTDLNMPANAPEGPDPRQNGRQFQAYSHYVQPGGLVQSFIDNVDGVRGGSLSPTVKMNFQGGVTQVDRTFGKNGLGPFGYLPTNLRVGGEGLYK
- a CDS encoding phospho-sugar mutase, translated to MTSSDAALNQLLTDAREWASHDPDPTTSAALLELTDLASGGDAGAVQELGDSFNGTLQFGTAGLRAALGPGPNRMNRVVVRRAAAGLAAFLTEVVAAAAPGTRPSAVVGFDARYNSDIFAQETAAIFTAAGIETFLMPAALPTPLLAYAVRSLDCDGGVMVTASHNPPQDNGYKVYLGRHAVSESGRGSQIVAPYDAQIAEKIEAVGALESITLADDGWTVLPTSITADYQAAMAGLVDAEHFPARDLKIVLTPMHGVGGETAVSVLNAAGFANVTLVAEQAEPDPDFPTVAFPNPEEPGALDLALAAAADLGADIVLANDPDADRAAVAAVDPATGAWRMLRGDEVGALLGAHIVARMAAGAGEEPRAGVFANSIVSSRLLSRIAAAAGYAHEETLTGFKWISRVPGLTYGYEEALGYCVAPDLVRDKDGISAAVLIAELAATAKAEGKTIFDTLDELYLVHGLHASDQLSIRVADLGLLDAMMNRLRVNPPEAFGGSAVEVFTDLAEGSESLPPTDGLLYLTRDQSRVIIRPSGTEPKLKCYLEVIQAVESAAELPAARQAARTSLDDVLGDVREALGL
- a CDS encoding glycoside hydrolase family 32 protein encodes the protein MTYPNPRLSRRHLLAASAAVVVAFSAAACTAPAPESPTSAPVPGGHRPSASDPWRPAAHLTAEKNWLNDPNGLVYHNGTYHAFYQYNPRGNSWGNMSWGHSTSTDLVHWEQQAVAMEASPQEEIFSGSIVMDKNNASGLGSAQNPPMVALYTSAYGKNGALPQGAQAQSVAFSLDNGSTWQKYKGNPVLNLAPTNNNFRDPKITWYEPGRYWVMTTVVADAQVVKMFKSTDLLHWDFLSDFSGVGAQGGLWEVPELVQMDVEGSTAKKWVMLLSINPGGIAGGSGMQYFVGEFDGTRFTAENAAPADAPLTESQWLDHGADYYAANSISGAPGGKPVLLGWMGNWDYAQHVPTTPWRGSMAIPRELTLVRGEKRLELRSAIATQALNTMADSSGGEVKSKNLTVGPEAQDLGADFSARTQLIDLEMDLTSAREAGILLRRSADGSASLRISYNKEKRTVKVDRSKAGTSNFSEKFSPYHEVALPSSGSDSKVHLRILLDSSSVEVFAQDGAAVISDIFFPDWDNTGSSVFSMDGNTDFTVQSRSL
- a CDS encoding purine-nucleoside phosphorylase; amino-acid sequence: MSNTELMNTDPFEAARAAADFIAAETGVESHDVALVLGSGWAEAADLIGETTATLNASEVPGFHQPSVVGHVGTIRSVLTKEGKRALVLGARTHYYEGKGVRSVVHGVRTAAAAGCKTLVLTNGCGGLNEEWTPGTPVLISDHINLTATSPLEGATFVDLTDLYSSRVRQLAREVDPSLQEGVYAQFSGPHYETPAEVQYAKRIGADLVGMSTALEAIAGRHAGMEVFGISLVTNLAAGISPVPLSHAEVLEAGQAAGKRISTLLAEIIAKL